The proteins below come from a single Pedobacter aquae genomic window:
- a CDS encoding dihydrofolate reductase — protein MQNQEAQEAQNISLIVAVDQHNAIGKDNQLLWHLPNDLKFFKKTTSGHSIIMGRKTYDSIGKPLPNRRNIIITRQKDLQIDGAELYSSLAEALIQTKNENEVFIIGGAEIYKQSLGLAHKIYLTLVHHVFEADTYLTDLKLEDWNILSREDFSKDEKHAYDYSFLILQKP, from the coding sequence ATGCAAAACCAAGAGGCTCAAGAAGCTCAAAATATATCTTTAATTGTTGCGGTAGACCAACATAATGCCATTGGTAAAGACAACCAATTGCTATGGCACTTACCCAACGACTTGAAGTTTTTTAAAAAAACAACATCTGGCCATAGCATTATTATGGGACGTAAAACATACGATTCTATAGGTAAACCTTTGCCTAATAGAAGAAATATCATCATTACCCGCCAAAAAGATTTACAAATTGATGGTGCCGAGCTGTACAGCAGCCTTGCCGAAGCTTTAATACAAACTAAAAACGAAAATGAAGTTTTTATCATCGGCGGAGCAGAAATTTACAAACAATCTTTAGGCCTGGCTCATAAGATTTATTTAACGCTGGTACATCATGTTTTTGAGGCAGACACTTATCTAACCGACTTAAAATTAGAAGATTGGAACATCCTAAGCAGAGAGGATTTTAGTAAGGATGAGAAGCATGCTTATGATTATTCTTTCTTGATACTGCAAAAGCCTTGA
- a CDS encoding thymidylate synthase, whose amino-acid sequence MKQYLDLMRHVLENGTQKHDRTGTGTISVFGYQMRFNLEEGFPMVTTKKLHLKSIIHELIWFLSGDTNIKYLKDNGVRIWDEWADENGNLGPVYGSQWRSWPTPDGRHIDQISQIINQIKNNPDSRRIIVSAWNVAEIENMALPPCHSFFQFYVADGKLSCQLYQRSADIFLGVPFNIASYALLTMMVAQVCDLKPGDFVHTLGDAHLYNNHLEQTKLQLSRETRPLPTMQINPEVKDIFGFKYDDFTLLNYDPHPHIKAEVAV is encoded by the coding sequence ATGAAACAATATTTAGATTTAATGCGCCATGTTTTAGAAAATGGCACACAAAAACATGATAGAACGGGTACCGGCACCATCAGTGTTTTTGGTTATCAAATGCGTTTTAACCTTGAAGAAGGTTTCCCTATGGTAACCACCAAAAAACTGCATCTTAAATCTATCATCCACGAGTTGATTTGGTTTTTAAGTGGCGATACCAATATCAAATACTTAAAAGATAATGGGGTAAGAATTTGGGACGAATGGGCCGATGAAAATGGAAATTTAGGTCCGGTTTACGGTTCGCAATGGCGTTCTTGGCCTACACCAGATGGTAGGCATATCGACCAGATTTCGCAAATCATCAACCAAATTAAAAACAACCCCGATTCTAGAAGAATTATTGTTTCTGCTTGGAATGTTGCCGAAATAGAAAACATGGCCTTGCCACCTTGCCATAGCTTTTTTCAATTTTACGTTGCCGATGGTAAACTAAGCTGCCAACTGTACCAACGTAGTGCCGATATTTTCTTGGGTGTGCCTTTTAATATTGCTTCTTATGCCCTACTTACCATGATGGTGGCACAAGTTTGCGATTTAAAACCTGGCGATTTTGTACATACCCTTGGCGATGCTCACCTATACAATAACCATCTTGAGCAAACCAAATTACAATTGAGTAGAGAGACAAGACCTTTACCCACCATGCAAATTAACCCAGAGGTGAAAGATATTTTTGGTTTTAAATACGATGATTTCACTTTATTAAATTACGACCCGCATCCGCATATTAAAGCAGAAGTAGCCGTATAA
- the ispE gene encoding 4-(cytidine 5'-diphospho)-2-C-methyl-D-erythritol kinase has product MIAFPNAKINIGLNIISRRNDGYHNLETIFYPVQIKDALEVVEASDMSFESSGIEIPGHANENLCLKAYDLLRKDFDLPNISIHLHKQIPIGAGLGGGSADAAFFLKLINEKFGLGLSLEQLQGYCRKLGADCAFFIENKPLFAHGKGDYFEPIALDLSAYYMVLVMPPVHVSTGEAYRGVKPQAPAISLKDLVQLPIGAWQGKVKNDFEGHILQAHPAIRGAKAALLEAGALFALMSGSGASVYGIFKAEPDLSALAKDCVIFKGI; this is encoded by the coding sequence ATGATAGCTTTCCCAAATGCTAAAATAAACATTGGTTTAAATATCATCAGTCGTAGAAATGACGGTTATCATAACCTAGAAACTATTTTTTACCCTGTACAAATTAAGGATGCTTTGGAAGTTGTGGAAGCTAGCGACATGAGTTTTGAATCATCGGGAATAGAAATTCCGGGACATGCCAATGAAAACCTTTGTTTAAAAGCTTATGATTTATTAAGGAAAGATTTTGATTTACCCAATATCAGCATTCATTTACATAAGCAAATTCCTATAGGTGCAGGTTTAGGCGGAGGCTCGGCAGATGCCGCTTTTTTCTTGAAATTGATAAACGAGAAATTTGGCTTAGGCTTAAGCCTAGAGCAGCTGCAAGGCTACTGCCGTAAGTTGGGTGCAGATTGTGCTTTTTTTATAGAAAATAAACCACTTTTTGCACATGGAAAAGGAGATTATTTTGAGCCTATAGCCTTAGATTTATCGGCCTATTATATGGTTTTGGTGATGCCACCTGTACATGTTTCTACTGGCGAAGCTTACCGAGGCGTAAAACCACAAGCGCCTGCTATTTCTTTAAAAGACCTTGTACAATTACCTATTGGAGCTTGGCAGGGTAAAGTTAAAAACGATTTTGAAGGGCATATTTTACAAGCCCATCCTGCTATAAGAGGCGCAAAAGCTGCTTTACTAGAAGCAGGTGCTTTGTTTGCTTTGATGAGTGGGAGCGGGGCTTCTGTGTATGGTATCTTTAAAGCAGAACCAGATTTGAGTGCTTTGGCTAAGGATTGTGTTATTTTTAAGGGGATTTGA
- a CDS encoding tyrosine-type recombinase/integrase, with amino-acid sequence MNWKAEIKTHKGQKRVVVYFDYNSSAIERLKQLEDAKWSKTLNAWHLPATQGNRIRFNLESDSSSIIPKEEAIIQIEEFRKYLKTKRYSLNTIKTYTEALKSFLIFYRDKMVAEIDNKDVINYHQNYILKNNLSSSYQNQIINAIKLYFKTLKNTNIVVDKIYRPKKERLLPNVLSKEEVKLILDAHANIKHKTMLCLIYSCGLRRSELLNLKPKDIDSKRNLVIIRQAKGKKDRIAPLSKAILGLLRNYYKLYSPKEWLFEGQYAGTPYDERSLGNVLKLALKKAKIYKPVTLHWLRHSYATHLLESGTDLRYIQEILGHNSSRTTEIYTHVSTKSLQNVKSPFDDL; translated from the coding sequence ATGAATTGGAAAGCAGAAATAAAAACTCATAAAGGGCAAAAAAGAGTAGTTGTTTATTTTGATTATAACTCTTCAGCAATTGAAAGGTTAAAACAACTCGAAGATGCAAAATGGAGCAAGACTTTAAATGCCTGGCATTTACCAGCCACACAAGGAAATAGGATAAGGTTTAATTTAGAGTCTGATAGCAGTAGTATTATACCAAAAGAAGAAGCTATTATTCAGATAGAAGAATTTAGAAAATATTTAAAAACCAAACGTTATAGTTTAAATACGATTAAAACATATACTGAAGCTTTAAAATCTTTTTTAATATTTTATCGTGATAAGATGGTAGCTGAAATTGACAATAAAGATGTTATTAACTATCATCAGAACTATATTCTTAAAAATAATTTATCTAGCTCTTATCAAAACCAAATCATTAATGCCATTAAGCTATATTTTAAAACCTTAAAAAATACCAATATAGTTGTTGATAAAATTTACAGACCAAAAAAAGAGAGGCTACTACCTAATGTTTTAAGTAAGGAAGAAGTTAAGCTCATTTTAGATGCTCACGCCAATATTAAACATAAGACAATGTTATGTTTAATTTATAGTTGTGGTCTTAGACGGAGTGAACTCTTGAATTTAAAACCTAAGGACATAGATTCTAAAAGGAATTTGGTTATTATAAGACAGGCTAAAGGCAAAAAAGATAGAATTGCACCTTTATCTAAAGCTATACTTGGTTTATTAAGAAACTATTATAAACTTTATTCGCCAAAGGAGTGGTTGTTTGAAGGCCAGTACGCGGGTACACCTTATGATGAAAGAAGCTTAGGTAATGTTTTGAAACTTGCTTTAAAAAAAGCAAAAATATATAAACCAGTTACTTTACATTGGTTAAGACATAGTTATGCTACTCATTTATTAGAAAGCGGAACAGATTTACGCTACATACAGGAAATTTTAGGTCACAATAGTAGTCGTACCACAGAGATTTATACCCATGTGAGTACTAAAAGTTTACAGAATGTTAAAAGCCCTTTTGATGATTTATAG
- a CDS encoding N-6 DNA methylase, with product MTIDELTSKNIKTLADFELLSNRGRQEGLFFVPDTISNIVADLANISNPKNAIVLNSNYGEISSKLSEIESLVSIDINENNIELSKYLNPKLTFINSDPLSYSLSDKFDFVVTFPPLGQRLEFNGRRTSSEILYIEKALDMLNENGEAIFILSSNFLTAPVYAEQRNLILNNFGLSKIISLPQGTIRNTGIELSILVVSKANVLKTDYYAVNQGFNLKKAKPTFSVSKEELIERWDLNFHNPQNQKYQEQLNENETQKIGDLVEICLGIPFNQEERKPKGTYKILSPRNILNGFLEETTSDNFIEKDNFNTREQKAILRKGDILFPRFNREKVTIYVHNLDDNKFIANQHIVILRGKNAEYVATYLNTDSGLSLFNQQIKRHARGGALPTISIQDLTNIQIPILPIADLEYASKSKLEKLSYQQLLDIKEKYDLLKTKYSNLKNEKTVSPHEEQLQSLQNTLQQVLSNQQEHTRKLTIIESKIDDIKTVILNLSVDFKEIQNLPREIEDKISRLNQKLEEQISNLHFEQKQIDSYIKEIKNWFDYYDLLESKSQKYLPEAEYIFDQISKLDNPDYSPFILQYCRALENELLSKIFRAYVQSLINRNIDFEKQFAWDLGKKDSGKPNDENTFRLSKHIQKCLTKNNEEWFFELGSMEVNLRYLTGRTIEKSPLLQDLKEFVLDRFEKELLNIEYLDEIKTIIRDYRNQSAHPNLMDTEKATTFHKQMKECLINLMENYKTK from the coding sequence ATGACAATAGACGAATTGACTTCAAAAAATATAAAAACCTTAGCCGACTTTGAATTATTATCAAATCGTGGTAGACAAGAGGGTTTATTCTTTGTGCCTGACACTATATCAAATATAGTTGCGGACTTAGCAAATATTTCAAATCCAAAGAATGCTATTGTACTTAATTCAAACTATGGCGAAATTTCCTCAAAACTTTCTGAAATTGAAAGTCTTGTAAGTATTGACATAAATGAAAACAACATTGAACTTTCTAAATATCTGAACCCAAAACTAACATTTATAAATTCAGACCCTTTAAGTTATTCTCTATCTGACAAGTTTGATTTTGTTGTTACTTTTCCACCACTTGGACAAAGACTTGAATTTAACGGGAGACGAACTTCAAGCGAAATATTATATATTGAAAAAGCACTTGATATGCTAAATGAAAATGGCGAAGCCATTTTCATTTTATCAAGCAATTTCTTGACAGCACCAGTTTACGCTGAACAAAGAAATTTAATTCTAAATAATTTTGGATTAAGCAAAATCATATCATTGCCACAAGGAACAATTAGAAACACCGGAATTGAACTTTCTATTTTAGTAGTAAGCAAAGCCAATGTTTTAAAAACAGATTATTATGCTGTCAATCAAGGGTTTAATTTGAAAAAGGCAAAACCAACTTTTTCGGTTTCCAAAGAAGAATTAATCGAAAGATGGGATTTGAATTTTCATAATCCCCAAAATCAAAAGTACCAAGAACAATTAAACGAAAACGAAACCCAAAAAATTGGAGATTTAGTTGAAATTTGCCTTGGAATCCCTTTTAACCAAGAAGAAAGGAAACCAAAAGGAACCTATAAAATTCTTTCTCCAAGAAATATTTTGAACGGTTTTCTTGAAGAAACAACAAGTGATAATTTTATCGAAAAAGATAATTTCAATACAAGGGAACAAAAAGCTATACTACGAAAAGGAGATATACTTTTTCCTCGATTCAACAGAGAAAAAGTTACGATATATGTTCACAATTTAGATGATAATAAATTTATTGCCAATCAACATATTGTTATACTTCGTGGTAAAAATGCTGAATATGTTGCAACTTACCTTAACACAGATAGCGGTTTAAGTTTGTTTAATCAACAAATTAAAAGACACGCAAGAGGTGGAGCACTTCCAACAATATCAATACAAGACCTAACAAATATTCAAATACCTATTCTTCCAATAGCAGATTTAGAATATGCTTCAAAAAGCAAACTTGAAAAATTATCGTATCAACAACTTCTTGATATAAAAGAGAAATACGATCTATTAAAAACCAAGTATTCTAATCTTAAAAATGAAAAAACAGTTAGTCCACACGAGGAACAATTACAAAGTTTGCAAAATACTTTACAGCAAGTTTTATCAAATCAACAAGAACACACTCGCAAGCTTACTATTATTGAAAGTAAAATTGATGATATTAAAACTGTAATTCTCAATTTGTCAGTTGATTTTAAAGAAATACAAAATTTACCACGTGAAATTGAGGATAAAATTTCACGATTAAACCAAAAATTGGAAGAACAAATTTCCAATCTACATTTTGAACAAAAACAAATTGACTCCTATATCAAAGAAATTAAAAATTGGTTTGACTATTATGACTTGTTAGAATCAAAAAGTCAAAAATATTTACCTGAGGCTGAATATATCTTCGACCAAATTTCAAAACTTGACAATCCAGACTACTCACCTTTCATTCTTCAATATTGTAGAGCATTGGAAAACGAATTATTAAGTAAAATATTTAGAGCGTATGTTCAATCGTTGATTAATAGAAATATTGATTTTGAAAAACAATTTGCTTGGGATTTAGGGAAAAAAGATTCAGGCAAACCAAATGATGAAAATACTTTTAGGTTATCGAAACATATTCAAAAGTGCCTTACTAAAAATAATGAAGAATGGTTTTTTGAATTAGGCTCAATGGAAGTAAATCTTAGATATTTAACAGGTAGGACAATTGAAAAAAGCCCACTATTGCAAGATTTAAAAGAGTTTGTTTTAGACCGTTTTGAAAAGGAATTATTAAATATTGAATATCTTGATGAAATAAAAACAATAATCAGGGACTATCGAAATCAATCGGCACACCCAAATTTAATGGACACTGAAAAAGCAACGACATTTCACAAACAAATGAAAGAATGTTTAATCAATTTAATGGAAAACTACAAGACGAAATAA
- the istA gene encoding IS21 family transposase — protein sequence MANTTISMNKIRQILRMSHQGRSIMSITVQSGCSRNTVRKYISAFNQGGFSFDEVNALNDKELEDLFGKSREQPPSSRMQALQRCFPAMDKELKRTGVNRQMLWEAYLKEFPQGYRYSQFCLYYKQWKSRVNPVMHMDHKAGDMLYVDFAGQKLSYVNEETGEVILVEVFVAILGASQLTYVEAVATQQKEDFIMACDHAFHYIGGVPGAIVPDNLKAAVTKSSRYEPLLNEAFSDFADHYGTTILPARAYKPRDKALVEGAVKIIYSRVYAPLRKMVFHSIESLNAAIKISLEEHNNQLLKGRNYSRRLQFEEIERGALSTLPLIPYELKKQCYATVMKNGHVCLGIDKHYYSVPYRFIGKKIKLLYSRSTVEAFFHYERIAIHKRIKSPYNYSTDKDHMATSHRFVAEWTPEKFLGWASSIHEDVRLYILKILERKQHPEQAYKSCVGILSFSRKVGNERLQMACRRALGYGIYNYKTIQSILENKMDSYQDNLFADELPMPSHENIRGEDYYQ from the coding sequence ATGGCAAATACGACAATCAGCATGAATAAGATAAGACAAATCCTCAGGATGTCCCATCAGGGGCGCAGCATCATGTCCATTACGGTACAGAGCGGTTGTTCCCGTAATACGGTAAGGAAATACATTTCTGCCTTCAATCAGGGAGGCTTTAGCTTTGATGAGGTAAACGCCCTTAATGACAAAGAACTGGAAGACCTTTTTGGAAAGAGCAGGGAGCAGCCCCCTAGTTCTCGTATGCAAGCCCTTCAACGATGTTTCCCTGCTATGGACAAAGAACTCAAGCGTACAGGGGTAAACCGGCAAATGTTATGGGAGGCTTACCTGAAAGAATTCCCCCAAGGCTACCGTTACAGCCAGTTCTGTCTCTATTATAAGCAATGGAAGTCTCGTGTGAACCCGGTAATGCATATGGACCATAAGGCAGGCGATATGCTGTATGTTGATTTTGCCGGCCAGAAGCTGAGTTATGTAAATGAGGAAACCGGCGAAGTGATCCTAGTAGAGGTATTCGTCGCTATCCTTGGCGCCAGCCAGCTCACTTATGTAGAGGCGGTAGCAACCCAGCAGAAAGAGGACTTCATCATGGCCTGTGACCATGCCTTCCATTATATCGGAGGGGTGCCGGGAGCTATTGTGCCGGACAACCTGAAAGCGGCAGTGACCAAGAGCAGCCGTTATGAACCTCTGCTGAACGAGGCCTTTTCAGATTTTGCCGACCATTATGGCACCACAATATTGCCTGCCAGAGCCTATAAACCCCGCGATAAGGCTTTGGTAGAAGGAGCCGTCAAGATCATCTATTCCCGTGTCTATGCTCCTTTGAGGAAGATGGTTTTCCACTCCATCGAATCCTTGAATGCCGCAATAAAGATAAGCCTGGAAGAACATAACAACCAATTATTGAAAGGTCGTAACTACAGCCGGCGCCTACAGTTTGAAGAGATAGAACGGGGAGCCCTTTCTACCCTCCCTCTGATTCCCTACGAACTCAAAAAACAATGTTACGCTACGGTAATGAAGAACGGCCACGTCTGCCTAGGCATAGACAAACATTATTATAGTGTGCCATACCGCTTTATCGGGAAGAAGATAAAGCTGTTATATTCCAGATCCACAGTAGAGGCTTTCTTCCATTACGAGCGTATAGCGATACATAAACGTATCAAAAGCCCGTACAATTATAGCACCGACAAGGACCACATGGCCACCTCGCACAGGTTTGTGGCAGAATGGACACCGGAGAAGTTTCTGGGCTGGGCCTCCTCCATCCATGAGGATGTAAGGCTATATATCCTAAAAATACTGGAACGTAAACAACATCCCGAACAAGCTTATAAATCCTGTGTAGGAATACTCAGCTTTTCCAGAAAAGTAGGGAACGAGCGGCTTCAGATGGCCTGCAGAAGGGCGTTGGGCTATGGAATATACAACTATAAGACCATACAATCTATACTAGAAAACAAGATGGACAGCTATCAGGATAATCTTTTTGCGGATGAACTGCCCATGCCCAGCCATGAAAATATTAGGGGAGAAGATTATTATCAATAA
- the istB gene encoding IS21-like element helper ATPase IstB, whose protein sequence is MNTNTLEKMRSMKFFGMFHAFKSSLESGQTDGYTGDELLAHLLEAEWDYRQNRRIERQLLYARFRYKATIEEIKHYIERNIDRNQLMRLAECSFIDRNENLLITGSTGIGKSYVASAIGHQACFSGYRVLYASTPKLFAKLKMAKADGSYSKEILKIERQQLLILDDFGIQPFDAQNRAALMEIIEDRHGKSSMIITSQLPVGKWHELIGEKTIADAILDRIVHDAHRMELQGESMRKKRNQEPLKNHS, encoded by the coding sequence ATGAACACCAACACTTTAGAAAAAATGAGGTCGATGAAATTCTTCGGCATGTTCCACGCTTTCAAAAGCAGCCTGGAGAGCGGGCAGACTGATGGTTATACTGGCGATGAGTTATTGGCCCACCTATTGGAAGCCGAATGGGATTACCGGCAGAACAGACGTATAGAACGACAGTTATTGTATGCCCGCTTCCGCTATAAAGCAACCATAGAGGAGATAAAGCACTATATAGAGCGAAATATCGACAGGAACCAGCTGATGCGCCTTGCCGAATGTAGCTTTATCGACCGCAATGAAAACCTGCTGATTACCGGAAGCACCGGTATCGGAAAGAGCTATGTGGCCTCAGCCATTGGACACCAGGCCTGCTTTTCAGGCTATAGAGTACTTTATGCAAGCACTCCTAAATTATTCGCTAAATTGAAGATGGCCAAGGCTGATGGATCCTATAGTAAGGAAATCCTTAAAATAGAAAGGCAACAGTTACTGATACTCGATGACTTTGGTATCCAGCCCTTTGATGCCCAAAACCGGGCAGCACTGATGGAAATCATTGAGGACAGGCATGGGAAATCCTCTATGATCATCACTTCCCAGCTTCCTGTCGGCAAATGGCATGAACTTATCGGTGAGAAAACCATTGCCGATGCAATCCTGGATCGTATCGTACATGATGCGCATAGAATGGAGCTACAGGGGGAATCGATGAGAAAAAAAAGAAATCAGGAACCACTAAAAAATCACTCATAA
- a CDS encoding adenine-specific methyltransferase EcoRI family protein, with amino-acid sequence MVIFIGIYNDPRVSNFFHYFSHNFEKLGLKKLITTCYKNQERDLFSQHNSENAIYLEYNGDKNGNFVPDINEIGIKPLKGDGDFRSSESISLLTQADIVVTNPPFSLFREYIAQLIEYDKKFVVIGHQNATKYKEIFRLIKDNKIWLGNGFKGGAGHFINEHYEDYATATDRKEGMIRVSGVHWFTNLDLNKRHEDLILYKTYNEEEYPKYDNYDAIEVSKTNEIPIDYDGVMGVPITFLDKYNPDQFDIVGMTSGRDEFEATPTKKYINPKQHNENGTITNGSKANTSSTILYKTKPEGVYYTADNADGYLKVLYTRFLIKRK; translated from the coding sequence ATGGTCATTTTCATCGGAATATACAACGACCCGAGAGTTAGTAATTTCTTCCATTATTTTTCACATAATTTCGAGAAACTCGGATTGAAAAAACTTATCACGACTTGTTATAAAAATCAAGAACGTGATTTATTCAGCCAACATAATTCTGAAAATGCAATTTATCTCGAATACAACGGAGATAAAAATGGAAATTTCGTTCCCGACATTAACGAAATTGGTATAAAACCACTAAAAGGCGATGGCGATTTTCGCAGTAGCGAAAGTATCAGCTTGCTAACGCAAGCCGATATTGTCGTTACAAATCCGCCTTTTTCATTGTTTCGTGAATACATTGCTCAACTTATTGAGTACGACAAAAAATTTGTAGTAATCGGACATCAAAACGCCACCAAATACAAGGAAATTTTTAGACTTATAAAGGATAATAAAATTTGGTTAGGAAACGGATTTAAAGGTGGAGCTGGTCATTTTATCAATGAACATTATGAAGATTATGCAACTGCAACCGACCGTAAAGAAGGGATGATTAGAGTTTCGGGTGTTCATTGGTTTACAAATCTTGACCTAAATAAACGACACGAAGATTTAATCCTTTACAAAACTTACAACGAGGAAGAATATCCCAAATACGATAATTACGATGCAATCGAAGTAAGTAAAACAAACGAAATTCCAATCGACTACGATGGAGTTATGGGAGTTCCAATTACTTTTTTAGACAAATACAATCCCGACCAATTCGACATTGTTGGTATGACTTCGGGCAGAGATGAATTTGAAGCGACACCAACGAAAAAATATATCAATCCAAAACAGCATAACGAAAACGGAACAATAACAAATGGAAGTAAAGCAAATACCAGTTCAACTATTCTTTACAAAACCAAACCCGAAGGAGTTTACTATACAGCGGATAATGCTGACGGATATTTGAAAGTACTTTATACCCGATTTCTAATCAAAAGAAAATAA
- a CDS encoding GmrSD restriction endonuclease domain-containing protein has product MNIELKEITIRELTNGYEDNNENGVVGFGGKLDIRPPYQREFIYKDKQREAVIDTATKNFPLNVMYWAVREDGNFEVIDGQQRTISISQFVEGDFAYKNRFFHNLQKDEQEQILNYKLMVYLCSGTDSEKLDWFETINIAGEKLTAQELRNAVYSGSWVSDAKRYFSKNNCVAYGLGGDYLNGSAIRQDYLETTIGWICGDASNDGIKNYMAKQQHEPNANELWLYFQNVINWVKVVFPKYRKEMKGISWGFLYNEFHKQSFDSKKLEKQVSDLMQDEDVTNKKGIYEYVLTGKERYLNIRAFTDNQKREAYERQKGICPVCTEHYEIGGMEGDHITPWHLGGKTSAENCQMLCKEDNRRKSGK; this is encoded by the coding sequence ATGAACATAGAACTGAAAGAAATTACGATACGTGAATTAACGAACGGATACGAGGACAACAATGAAAATGGCGTGGTTGGTTTTGGTGGAAAACTTGACATCCGTCCTCCCTATCAACGTGAATTTATTTACAAGGACAAACAGCGTGAAGCTGTTATTGACACGGCAACAAAAAATTTTCCATTAAATGTAATGTATTGGGCTGTTCGTGAAGATGGAAATTTTGAAGTTATAGACGGACAACAAAGAACAATCTCAATCAGCCAATTCGTTGAGGGCGATTTTGCATACAAAAACAGGTTTTTTCACAATTTGCAAAAAGACGAACAAGAGCAAATTTTGAATTACAAATTGATGGTTTATTTGTGTAGCGGAACAGATAGCGAAAAATTAGATTGGTTTGAAACGATAAATATTGCAGGAGAAAAATTAACTGCTCAAGAATTAAGAAACGCTGTATATTCAGGTTCTTGGGTTTCTGATGCCAAAAGATATTTCAGCAAAAACAATTGTGTTGCTTATGGTTTAGGTGGCGATTATTTAAATGGTTCAGCAATTCGTCAAGACTATTTAGAAACTACAATAGGTTGGATTTGTGGCGATGCCAGTAATGACGGCATAAAAAATTATATGGCAAAGCAACAACACGAGCCAAATGCAAACGAACTTTGGCTGTATTTTCAAAATGTCATAAATTGGGTAAAAGTTGTTTTCCCAAAGTACCGAAAAGAAATGAAAGGTATTTCGTGGGGCTTTTTGTACAATGAATTTCACAAACAGAGTTTTGACTCCAAAAAGTTAGAAAAACAAGTTTCGGACTTAATGCAAGACGAAGACGTAACCAACAAAAAAGGCATTTACGAATACGTTTTGACAGGCAAAGAACGATACTTAAATATTCGTGCATTTACAGACAATCAAAAACGTGAAGCCTACGAACGACAAAAAGGAATTTGTCCAGTTTGCACCGAACATTACGAAATTGGCGGAATGGAAGGCGACCACATTACACCTTGGCATTTAGGCGGAAAAACTTCGGCTGAAAACTGTCAAATGCTGTGTAAGGAAGATAATCGCAGAAAATCGGGGAAGTAA